GTTGGCATATTCGAGCCAGCGGGAAACCGCCCTTGATCGAAAAGCACGTCGGGCAGATAAAATACGGGAGCGAATGGGCTGGGAACCAGGAATACTTAACGGAGTCGGATTGAAACCCAAAGGAATGCGCTGGAGAACCTTTGAACGGTTGACCGCCGAGCATGATAGTTTCGCCGGTTCAGCTCTGGATGAGATGGAGCGGCGGTTTGGCATTAGGCCGTAGGGCTGAATCTGTTTCGCAAACAAGGCTACAGTATCAAGGCGACGGTAACTTTGACGGTAACTAGAAATATCGAACTGATTTTGACCAGTATTAACAAGGTTTTTATGGATTAGTTCGATAGACCTCTGCCCATTTAAATTCCACAGATCACGCCTGCTTTGCCATAGAAACACTTTTGACCATCGCATAGACCGGAGTCCCTTCACGCAGTTCCAGCGTTTCCGCCGATTTGCGGGTGATCTTCGAAAGCAGCGGCGTCCCCCCCACCATAAGCCTCACCATCACGCTGGCCTCGTCCAGCGTGGCGATCCGCTCCACCCGAGCCTCAAGAATATTCAGAAGGCTTGTCCGCTCCGGCCGCTGGAGCGCAAGCCCCACGTCCCTGGCCAGTATCCGGGCGCGGGCGCGCGAGCCGGCGGCGGCTTTCATCAGCGGCACGGCGATTTTACCTCCGTCGAAATAAAGCCAAGTGAGGGCGTATTTCCCGTCATGCTCCACCCTGTCCGACTCGATGACCGCCCCGGCGTCATCCCCCCTGCCAAGTGGCAGGTCTATCCTTGCGGCCATTTCAATGGCCGGGCCGGAGGCGATCGTATTTCCCGCCTGGACCACCGCGATATGGTCGGCAAGGCGCAGCGCCTCGTCCAGAGAATGGGTGACGTACATCGCAGGTATTGAAAGTTTTGTGTGCAAAATCTCGAGTCCGGCCAAAATCTCCCGCTTCCCCTCCGCGTCAAGGGAGGCCAGCGGCTCGTCGAAAAGCATAAGCTCCGGCGAGGTGAGCAACGCCCTTCCGATGGCCACCCTCTGCTTCTGTCCACCGGAAAGGCTCTCCGGCCACCTGTCCAACAAAGGCTCAAGCCCAAGCCATTCGGCCACCTGCGCAAACTCGATTTTGCGCCTGTCCCCGGGAATCCTTTTGTGGCCATACATAAGGTTGTCCCGCGCCGTAAGATGGGGAAACAGCCGCGCATCCTGGAACACGTATCCGACGGCGCGTTGATGTGGCGGGGTGAAAAGCTCCCTGGCGCTCTCCTGCCATGTGCTTTGGCCCACCCGGAAATAGCCCTGTTCCGCCATGTGAAGCCCGGCCATGCAACGCATCGCCGTGGTCTTGCCGGAGCCGGAGGGGCCGAAAATGGCGGTGAATCCCGTTTCAGGAGCTTCAAGCTCAAACTTAAGCTCAAAGCCGGACGGCAGCCGCGTTTGAAAACTGGCGCGTATCATTTACAGCGTTTTAAAAGGCTGGCGCCGGCCTGAAAGCGACACCGCCAGCAAAGTGATGTACGAAAAGACCAGAAGCCCCGCCGAAAGCATGTGCGCATGGGAATATTCCATCGCCTCGGCATGGTTGTATATGGCGATGGAGACCACCTGGGTCTTTCCCGGGATGTTCCCGCCGATCATGAGCACCACCCCGAACTCGCCGACGGTGTGGGCGAATCCCATAACGGCGGCGGAAACAAAGGCCGGGCGGCACATTGGCATGATCACCGAAAAGAAAGTGTCCATCGGCGTGGCCCGGAGGG
This portion of the Nitrospinota bacterium genome encodes:
- the modC gene encoding molybdenum ABC transporter ATP-binding protein, with protein sequence MIRASFQTRLPSGFELKFELEAPETGFTAIFGPSGSGKTTAMRCMAGLHMAEQGYFRVGQSTWQESARELFTPPHQRAVGYVFQDARLFPHLTARDNLMYGHKRIPGDRRKIEFAQVAEWLGLEPLLDRWPESLSGGQKQRVAIGRALLTSPELMLFDEPLASLDAEGKREILAGLEILHTKLSIPAMYVTHSLDEALRLADHIAVVQAGNTIASGPAIEMAARIDLPLGRGDDAGAVIESDRVEHDGKYALTWLYFDGGKIAVPLMKAAAGSRARARILARDVGLALQRPERTSLLNILEARVERIATLDEASVMVRLMVGGTPLLSKITRKSAETLELREGTPVYAMVKSVSMAKQA